The Spartinivicinus poritis region AGCTCGTTAAACTAGTGTTACATCTTTTCTAGAACACAAGCATTACTGAATCAAACTTAACGAGCGCTTGTCTTTTTATGAGTACTGATCACATATCTGCGTTATTAACTGAGCTGGAGCAAGAGCTTCAACACCTGAACATGTGGGACTCTACCCCTCCTTCTGTAGAGGCTTTAGCAAGTACAGAGCCTTTTTGTGTTGACACCTTGGCGCTGAATCAGTGGTTGCAGTGGATTTTTATCCCTCGCCTTCGTGCTTTGATTGAAGGTGGCCTTCCTTTACCCTCAAACTGTAGTATTCTACCTATCGCTGAAGAGTTCTGTAGTCAGCAGTCTAATGATTGTGCAAAGCTACTGATCATAGTCACAAAAATTGACCAAAATCTTTCTTAAGTTTTCTATACCAACTACGTTTCTACAACAACAATGCCCTTATAAAAGCAATGCGTACGGTGAGATTGTTTCAGCTAGTTTTTCTAATGTTGGTGTTGGCTTTATCTGGATGCCAGGCGATATACCAAAAGCCAATGCTTATTGCTCCAACTATGTTGTTGGATAAAGTGAGAATTCGTAATTACCTCTCCCAATGCTTAACAATAAAACCTCTGGGTGTACGACATACACCTGAGAATGTTGTGCTGCTTACGGAGATGATTGCTTCTCAGGATATTAGCCAGTGTCAATGCAAGTCTGTTTATGTTGAATATCAGGTTGAAGAAAGGCTGCTTAGCTCAGGAAGTGCTTATGGTAAGGCGACGCAGATTAATTGGGGACAAGGCTACTTTATTGCTCCAGTACCAAAGTTTCAGCTTAAGCCACAGTTAATCACCTTAAAGCATGATACGGCACTACAATATCAAGGGCCTTTAATAGTTAGCTTACGTTGCAAAGATGAGTGAGTAATCTTAGAGGAACTGCCCAGCGTATAGCTAGCTGGGCAAAGTGTCGAAGCTTAGTTACACCACTCTTTGATGGCTTCATCAGCTCTTTTTAGTTGCTCCTCTTTTTCCTCTTGACTGAGAATTTTTACTGAGCCATCTTCCATCGTCATCCTGACCCGGTTTTTGATAGTTAGTTGAATTTTATTTTGCTTAGCTTGCTTACAGTTTTCATCTTTTTCTTTTTTTGCTTTGGCTAAATCTTTTTCAAACGCTTCTTTCTCTGTCTGCTCTTTCTTTTTGGCTTCTTCTGAATCTTTAATCGTTTTTAGCTGCTTTTCTCCAGCCTCTTTGCTGGAAGGCTTTTGGGCTCGAGTATTTACAACTTCACCTTGGCCTTGCTTGGGTGGTTCAGTGCTGTAATGGGTAACGCCATTTTCATCTACCCACTTATAGAATTTACCTGCAGTTAGGCTGGTGGAGATTAGAATTAAGCTGGTGAGCAGCAATAGCTTTTTCATGAGTGTTCCCAAACGTTCTGTTATCTTCAATAACACCACAGTTTAGTGGTCACATGAATATATAGGTAACTTATTGCGATAAGTAGAGATGTGACATCTCTATCCTTAATTTTGTTATACATATCACTAAATAAAAGTAAGGTGAAATAATATTTACGATTTAAGCACTTTGCTTGGAGCTTATACCTTTATTGAAGGCAGCCCTAAGTTATTCAGCAATATCCTTACCATTGTAGACGACGTGGCAGGTCCTTGACTTCTGTCGCTAAACTGTAAAGAATTACCAGTCTTACTTTTTGGATGTTTATTGCGTAAATCGCCATCCACTCTGCACTGAAATTTACACCTTAATTTTCAGTTTTTTCCCAAAGACGCGTTACCTCGCGCTGGGTCGGCCCGCTTGTACAATGTTGTGGGCCTGACAATCTGGCAGTTTCGTTAGGCGGCTGAGCAATGCTTAGCGAAGCGAGGTAGTGGTGTATCTCTTATTATAAGAGCTAATGTGGCTCTTCTCTTTAATTCAACTAGATTGACCACTAGCTTAAAAATTAGCAAGTCACGACCCCGTCGTTAGTGTTTGGCTAGATATAAGTTTTTGGCAAGCACTAGCAGGGCTATTCGTCTTGCTAATCAGATAGGTTTATGTTGCTCTATAGCTAATGGATATAGTCTGTTAGATCGTTAAACTAATTTGTTATGTAGTGATGTTCTAGAGGGTTCATCAAGTGGAACTATTATCGGGTGCTGAAATGGTAATCCGCTCATTAGCGGATGAAGGGGTTGAGTATATTTATGGTTATCCCGGCGGTGCACTGCTTCATGTATATGATGCACTGTTTCGTCAGGATCGAGTCACCCATATTCTCGTGCGCCATGAGCAAGCAGCAACCCATATGGCTGATGGTTACGCACGGGCGTCGGGAAAAACAGGGGTAGCGCTTGTTACATCGGGGCCAGGAGCAACCAATACGATTACAGGTATTGCCACTGCTTACATGGACTCTATTCCAATGGTGGTTATTTCTGGGCAAGTGCCATCAGATTTTATTGGTACGGACATGTTCCAGGAAACTGACATGGTGGGAATCTCTCGGCCAATCGTTAAGCACAGCTTTTTGGTTAAGCGAGCCGAAGATATTCCAATGACCATTAAAAAGGCATTTCATATTGCTCAGTCTGGTCGGCCAGGTCCTGTGGTAGTGGATATTCCTAAAGATATCACTAATCCCAGTGATAAGTTTGAATATGTATACCCCAAAAAAATTAAACTTCGTTCTTATAATCCTCCGCAAAAAGGTCACTCAGGGCAAATTCGTAAAGCCCTTGATCTACTAATGCAGGCAAAACGGCCAATTATTTATAGTGGCGGCGGAGTCATTTTAGGGCAGGCGGCTGATGTACTGACAGAGTTGGCGCAAAAGTTAAATTTCCCTGTTACCAACACTTTAATGGGGTTAGGGGGCTACCCAGGTTCTGATCGCCAGTTTTTAGGGATGCTCGGTATGCATGGCAGTTATGCCGCTAATCTGGCAATGCATCATGCTGATGTGATTTTAGCGGTAGGGGCTCGGTTCGACGATCGAGTGACAAATGGTGTTGCTAAGTTTTGCCCAACAGCCAAAATTGTTCATATCGATATTGATCCAGCCAGTATTTCTAAAAATATTCGTGCTGATGTACCTATTGTTGGTCCAGTTAAAGCAGTTCTGAATGAGATGCTGGGTGCGATTAAAGATAGTAAGCGGGAAGTTGACAAAGAAGCCACTAATAGCTGGTGGAAACAAATCGATGAATGGCGTAGCTCAAAAGGCACCTTCCCTTATGATCCAGGTGATGGTGGCATTATTAAACCTCAGGCGGTGATCGAAGCCTTATATGAGGTAACCAAAGGCGATGCATTTGTTACTTCAGATGTAGGCCAGCATCAAATGTTTGCTGCTCAATATTATAAGTTTGATCAGCCTAACCGTTGGATTAACTCAGGTGGCTTAGGCACCATGGGCTTTGGCTTTCCTGCAGCAATGGGGGTGAAGCTACATTACCCTGATCACGATGTTGCTTGTGTAACGGGGGAGGGTAGTATCCAGATGAATATTCAGGAGCTATCTACCTGCTTGCAATATGATCTGCCAATCAAAATTATTACGCTGAATAACCAAGCCTTAGGCATGGTACGGCAGTGGCAGGATATGCAATACGACAGTCGTTACTCTCACTCTTATATGGAATCACTCCCGGACTTTAAGCGACTGGTTGAAGCTTATGGGCATGTGGGAATAACTGTCGAAAAGCCAGATGACCTGAAAGGTGCAATGGAAGAAGCCTTTGCCTTAAAAGATCGTTTGGTGTTTTTAGATGTAAAAGTTGACCCTAATGAGCATGTTTATCCCATGCAAATTAAAGATGGCTCAATGCGTGATATGTGGTTAAGTAAAACGGAGCGTACCTAATGCGTCGTCATATCATTTCAGTATTAATGGAAAACGAGCCCGGTGCGTTGTCGCGGGTAGTTGGGTTATTTGCTCAGCGTAACTACAATATTGAGTCATTAAATGTAGCACCAACCGATGATCCTACATTGTCTCGGCTTACGCTGACCACAATTGGGGTTGACGATAAAATTGAACAAATTACCAAGCAGCTAAATAAGCTAATTGATGTGGTTAAACTGGTTGATTTATCCGAAGGCTCTCATATTGAGCGTGAGCTGATGTTCCTGAAAGTAAAAGTATCAGGAGCTCAGCGTGCAGAAATAAAGCGCACTACTGATATTTTCCGCGGCCAGATTGTGGATGTCACCAGCTCAACTTATGTTATTCAGCTAACCGGTGATAGCGATAAATTGGATGCTTTTATTCAAGCGGTAGCACCTGTGTCTGTTCTAGAAGTTGTGCGGACTGGTGTGTCTGGAATTGCTAGAGGGGAAAAAGTACTTAGTTTATAACTTACCCTACGCATTGAGTATACAAATTTAACTAATAAAAAAGCCTGGTTGTTGCACCAGGCTTTTTGTTGTCTGTAACAAAAATGGAGATTTTTTAGTGAGAGCAAGAAAGCATCGCGCGGAAAACCGCAGTGTACATAATAGTACATGAGGATTTGAGCACGAAGCTGACGCAGCTATCGCTAAAAAAGATCATTTTTGTATGATTAGATGATGCGCTTCATATCAGTCATATGCCCACGCAACTCATAACCGATTAACTCAACAGTATGGTCACGAATAGCATCGTTCACTTCAACCAAGCGCGCGTTATCAACACTGTTCGATTTAACAGCTAAACCTTTACCGATAACATCAGTGTCGACTTTAGCCATAAAGTCTTTTAACAATGGCACGCAAGCATGGGCAAATAAATAGCAGCCATATTCTGCAGTATCAGAAATAACCACATTCATTTCATACAGCTTGCGACGAGCAATGGTGTTAGCAATTAGTGGCGTTTCGTGTAGTGATTCGTAGTAAGCAGACTCTTCAATAATGCCAGAACTGCACATTACTTCGAAAGCCAGCTCAACACCGGCTTTAACCATGGCAACCATTAAAATACCGTGGTCAAAGTATTCCTGCTCATCAATTTCAGCAGTAGATGTGGCTTTTTCGAAAGCAGTTTCAGCAGTTTCAGCGCGCCAGGTCAGTAAGTTTTTGTCATCATTGGCCCAGTCTTCCATCATGGTTTTAGAGAACTCGCCTGTGATGATATCGTCCATGTGTTTTTCAAACAGCGGACGCATGATATCTTTTAATTCTTCAGATAGATCAAACGCTTTAATTTTTGCAGGGTTTGATAAGCGGTCCATCATGTTGCTGATACCACC contains the following coding sequences:
- the ilvN gene encoding acetolactate synthase small subunit, with product MRRHIISVLMENEPGALSRVVGLFAQRNYNIESLNVAPTDDPTLSRLTLTTIGVDDKIEQITKQLNKLIDVVKLVDLSEGSHIERELMFLKVKVSGAQRAEIKRTTDIFRGQIVDVTSSTYVIQLTGDSDKLDAFIQAVAPVSVLEVVRTGVSGIARGEKVLSL
- a CDS encoding DUF2195 family protein encodes the protein MRLFQLVFLMLVLALSGCQAIYQKPMLIAPTMLLDKVRIRNYLSQCLTIKPLGVRHTPENVVLLTEMIASQDISQCQCKSVYVEYQVEERLLSSGSAYGKATQINWGQGYFIAPVPKFQLKPQLITLKHDTALQYQGPLIVSLRCKDE
- a CDS encoding YqcC family protein, with protein sequence MSTDHISALLTELEQELQHLNMWDSTPPSVEALASTEPFCVDTLALNQWLQWIFIPRLRALIEGGLPLPSNCSILPIAEEFCSQQSNDCAKLLIIVTKIDQNLS
- a CDS encoding DUF4124 domain-containing protein; the encoded protein is MKKLLLLTSLILISTSLTAGKFYKWVDENGVTHYSTEPPKQGQGEVVNTRAQKPSSKEAGEKQLKTIKDSEEAKKKEQTEKEAFEKDLAKAKKEKDENCKQAKQNKIQLTIKNRVRMTMEDGSVKILSQEEKEEQLKRADEAIKEWCN
- a CDS encoding acetolactate synthase 3 large subunit; this translates as MELLSGAEMVIRSLADEGVEYIYGYPGGALLHVYDALFRQDRVTHILVRHEQAATHMADGYARASGKTGVALVTSGPGATNTITGIATAYMDSIPMVVISGQVPSDFIGTDMFQETDMVGISRPIVKHSFLVKRAEDIPMTIKKAFHIAQSGRPGPVVVDIPKDITNPSDKFEYVYPKKIKLRSYNPPQKGHSGQIRKALDLLMQAKRPIIYSGGGVILGQAADVLTELAQKLNFPVTNTLMGLGGYPGSDRQFLGMLGMHGSYAANLAMHHADVILAVGARFDDRVTNGVAKFCPTAKIVHIDIDPASISKNIRADVPIVGPVKAVLNEMLGAIKDSKREVDKEATNSWWKQIDEWRSSKGTFPYDPGDGGIIKPQAVIEALYEVTKGDAFVTSDVGQHQMFAAQYYKFDQPNRWINSGGLGTMGFGFPAAMGVKLHYPDHDVACVTGEGSIQMNIQELSTCLQYDLPIKIITLNNQALGMVRQWQDMQYDSRYSHSYMESLPDFKRLVEAYGHVGITVEKPDDLKGAMEEAFALKDRLVFLDVKVDPNEHVYPMQIKDGSMRDMWLSKTERT